One stretch of Pradoshia sp. D12 DNA includes these proteins:
- the pstC gene encoding phosphate ABC transporter permease subunit PstC, protein MNDHKPINYWKSEYIGRILVTLCGLLIVVTTLAIIVFITGKGIQSFTNSNISIVEMLTSTNWSPNDGEYGALIFIIGSILVSIGAIVISAPIAIALAIFTNFISPKFGKKVLQPVLELLVGIPSVVYGLLGVTLLVPLLRNTFGGVGFSLTAGIIVLSIMILPTIASLATDALKNVPPQLLEASYGLGSTRWQAISRVIIPAAKNGIFTGIVMGLARAFGEALAVQMVIGNTVKLPTGLNDPTATLTGILTMDMSNTMNGTAWNNALWSLALILLIMSFLFIMIIRFIGNRGAQK, encoded by the coding sequence TTGAATGATCATAAACCAATCAACTATTGGAAAAGTGAATATATCGGACGGATTCTTGTTACATTATGTGGACTATTAATCGTTGTAACAACTTTGGCTATTATCGTTTTTATTACAGGAAAGGGTATTCAGTCATTTACAAACAGTAATATCTCTATAGTGGAGATGTTGACCTCAACAAACTGGAGTCCCAATGATGGGGAATATGGAGCTTTGATATTTATCATCGGTTCTATACTTGTATCAATTGGTGCCATTGTTATCAGTGCACCTATTGCAATAGCTCTAGCAATATTTACGAACTTTATTTCCCCGAAATTCGGAAAAAAGGTCTTGCAGCCGGTTTTGGAATTGCTGGTTGGTATTCCATCCGTTGTTTATGGTTTGCTAGGTGTGACTTTATTAGTTCCCCTACTTAGAAACACATTCGGCGGAGTAGGATTCAGTTTAACAGCCGGGATAATTGTACTTAGTATCATGATATTACCGACTATTGCAAGCTTGGCAACAGATGCGTTAAAAAATGTCCCGCCACAGCTTCTGGAAGCCTCCTATGGGCTCGGTTCCACGAGATGGCAGGCAATCAGCCGAGTAATCATTCCTGCCGCAAAGAATGGCATCTTTACAGGAATCGTTATGGGGCTTGCACGTGCTTTTGGTGAAGCACTTGCCGTTCAGATGGTTATCGGAAATACGGTTAAATTGCCGACTGGCTTAAATGATCCCACGGCAACGTTAACTGGAATTTTAACGATGGACATGTCTAATACAATGAATGGAACTGCATGGAATAATGCATTATGGAGCCTCGCGCTAATACTTTTAATCATGTCATTCTTATTCATCATGATTATTCGTTTTATCGGGAATAGGGGGGCACAGAAATGA
- a CDS encoding phosphate ABC transporter substrate-binding protein PstS family protein — MRRRKTAFMITLILIIGLLAACTSNNGGGAKAGSGSEEEGYTGIINAAGSTALLPLADEAATEFMAKNPNVSVTVQGGGSGTGINQVASGAVNIGNSDLPSADKIEDEKLAEELVDYKVAGIAFGIVVNDDANVDNLTIEQIQGIFSGKIKNWKEVGGADSEINVVNRPESSGTRYAFEKTIMKDVSMNTGVGTTQDSNGAVENSINSTPGSISYLAMSYLAEGKGSSLKPVTINGAEPTIENVVNGSYSFWSYEYMVTKGEIGGAVKGYMDFIRSDEFAETVTKMGYIPMLELENKE, encoded by the coding sequence ATGCGTAGAAGGAAAACAGCATTTATGATTACTTTGATACTTATAATCGGATTGCTGGCAGCTTGTACCAGTAATAATGGAGGAGGAGCAAAGGCGGGAAGCGGCTCTGAAGAAGAAGGATACACAGGAATCATAAATGCAGCTGGTTCTACAGCTTTACTACCATTGGCAGATGAAGCAGCAACTGAATTTATGGCGAAAAATCCAAATGTATCGGTTACTGTTCAAGGCGGTGGAAGCGGAACAGGTATAAATCAAGTGGCGAGTGGTGCAGTCAATATCGGAAACTCTGATCTACCTTCAGCAGATAAAATTGAAGATGAGAAATTAGCAGAAGAACTGGTCGATTATAAAGTAGCCGGTATTGCGTTTGGCATAGTGGTGAATGATGATGCCAATGTAGATAATTTAACAATTGAACAAATCCAAGGAATCTTCTCCGGAAAAATTAAAAACTGGAAAGAGGTTGGCGGAGCTGATTCAGAAATAAATGTCGTGAACAGACCAGAATCATCAGGTACCCGATATGCCTTTGAAAAAACAATCATGAAGGATGTCAGCATGAATACAGGGGTTGGAACAACTCAGGATTCTAACGGTGCTGTAGAAAACTCGATTAATTCCACACCTGGTTCTATTAGTTATCTGGCTATGAGCTACCTCGCTGAGGGGAAAGGCTCATCCTTAAAACCGGTAACTATTAATGGGGCTGAACCCACAATTGAGAATGTGGTAAATGGCAGCTACTCTTTTTGGTCCTATGAATATATGGTAACGAAAGGCGAAATAGGCGGAGCTGTTAAAGGTTATATGGATTTCATTAGGAGTGATGAGTTTGCCGAAACCGTTACGAAAATGGGATACATTCCAATGTTAGAGCTAGAAAATAAAGAATAA
- the pstA gene encoding phosphate ABC transporter permease PstA, which translates to MSARTVNKIWTGIFYIVAIFVIILLSYLVFEILKKGWGFWDPSFLTGRSSNMDAGGGIGYQLFNSFYMLIITLIISVPLGLGAGIYLAEYAKPGKLLTFIRLCIDTMASLPSIVVGLFGLLVFVTATGWGYTIIGGALAITILNLPSLTRVSEAAITEVSAGVKEASLGLGATKWQTIVKIALPTAMPQIITGVILAAGRIFGEAAALIFTAGLTTPILNTAADLTSPVNPFNIFRPAETLAVHIWKLNSEGIVPDATAIATKSAAVLIIMVLIFNLLARLFSKIIQKHFEGGKSKTKQKASVS; encoded by the coding sequence ATGAGCGCTAGAACAGTAAATAAAATCTGGACGGGTATTTTCTATATCGTTGCTATTTTTGTCATTATTTTATTGAGTTATTTAGTATTTGAAATACTCAAAAAGGGCTGGGGTTTCTGGGACCCATCTTTTCTGACTGGTCGTTCTAGCAATATGGATGCTGGTGGGGGAATCGGATATCAGCTATTTAACTCTTTCTATATGTTAATTATTACTCTGATAATCTCTGTACCGCTTGGCTTAGGCGCAGGTATTTATTTGGCGGAGTATGCCAAACCCGGAAAGTTATTAACGTTTATCCGATTATGCATTGATACGATGGCCTCTCTCCCGTCCATTGTAGTTGGTTTATTTGGTTTATTGGTATTTGTCACAGCTACAGGTTGGGGGTACACCATTATCGGAGGGGCACTAGCAATTACGATTCTGAATTTACCGAGTTTAACACGTGTCAGTGAAGCGGCAATTACAGAGGTATCAGCCGGTGTTAAAGAAGCCAGTCTGGGACTTGGGGCTACCAAATGGCAGACAATTGTAAAAATTGCTCTTCCTACAGCAATGCCTCAAATTATAACGGGAGTTATCCTGGCAGCTGGTCGTATTTTTGGTGAAGCAGCAGCGTTAATTTTTACAGCAGGATTGACAACACCAATCTTGAATACAGCAGCCGATCTAACAAGTCCGGTTAATCCTTTTAATATATTCAGACCTGCAGAGACATTGGCTGTTCATATTTGGAAATTAAATTCTGAAGGAATTGTTCCGGATGCAACGGCAATCGCGACTAAATCAGCAGCAGTATTGATTATAATGGTATTAATCTTTAATCTCCTTGCACGTTTATTCTCAAAAATTATCCAAAAACATTTTGAAGGCGGCAAAAGTAAAACAAAACAAAAGGCATCTGTGTCTTAA
- the pstB gene encoding phosphate ABC transporter ATP-binding protein PstB translates to MIELKEANPAKTEKSSKLVYDTQGLDLWYGDHHALKDINLAINENEVTAIIGPSGCGKSTYIKVLNRMIELIPSVRTSGDIFYRGQNIFDKDFQVEELRTKVGMVFQKPNPFPKSIYENVAYGPKIHGIKNKKELDEIVEKSLRGAAIWDEVKDRLHTNANGLSGGQQQRICLARCLAVSPDVILMDEPTSALDPISTLKVEELVQELKEKFSIIIVTHNMQQAARISDKTAFFLNGEVIEYDKTDKIFSNPYDKRTEDYITGRFG, encoded by the coding sequence ATGATAGAATTAAAAGAAGCCAACCCGGCTAAAACGGAAAAGTCTAGTAAACTTGTTTACGATACACAGGGTTTGGATTTGTGGTATGGTGATCACCATGCTTTAAAGGATATTAATCTTGCCATTAATGAAAATGAGGTTACAGCCATTATTGGCCCATCTGGATGTGGGAAATCTACTTATATTAAAGTATTAAATAGAATGATTGAACTTATTCCAAGTGTTCGTACTTCTGGTGATATATTTTACCGGGGACAGAATATCTTTGATAAAGATTTTCAAGTGGAAGAATTACGGACAAAAGTTGGAATGGTATTTCAGAAGCCAAATCCTTTTCCAAAGTCTATTTATGAAAATGTAGCATACGGACCTAAAATACATGGTATTAAAAACAAAAAAGAATTGGATGAAATTGTAGAAAAAAGCTTGCGTGGTGCAGCAATCTGGGACGAAGTTAAGGATCGATTGCATACAAACGCCAACGGACTATCAGGCGGACAGCAGCAACGTATTTGTTTGGCACGATGCCTTGCCGTTTCTCCTGATGTGATATTAATGGATGAACCGACTTCCGCATTAGATCCAATTTCAACATTAAAGGTTGAAGAACTCGTACAAGAGTTGAAAGAGAAATTCAGTATTATTATCGTTACGCATAATATGCAGCAAGCAGCTCGTATATCTGACAAAACTGCCTTCTTCTTGAATGGTGAAGTCATTGAATATGACAAGACAGATAAGATTTTCTCAAACCCATATGATAAGAGAACAGAAGATTATATAACAGGACGTTTCGGATAA
- the phoU gene encoding phosphate signaling complex protein PhoU: MVLREKFESELKELKLKVIDMERFASSALNKSYQALLKNDVELALSVIEDDKKLDKMEEELDELAILMIAKQQPVATDLRHIVSAIKIGSEIERVGDYAKNVAKTAIRLSKEEKPFVNEAVGEMHATCMKMLDMFNKSFMEENIVLSKELAELDDTVDDLYGQEIRKILEMKHPESATVNENSQLLFIVRHYERIGDHITNMAEETLYMIKGRHYHLNE; the protein is encoded by the coding sequence ATGGTTTTAAGAGAAAAATTCGAGAGCGAGCTAAAGGAATTAAAGCTTAAAGTAATAGATATGGAACGTTTTGCTTCATCTGCCTTGAATAAATCGTACCAAGCATTGCTGAAAAATGATGTAGAGCTAGCACTTTCTGTTATAGAGGATGATAAAAAGCTTGATAAAATGGAAGAAGAGCTTGATGAACTGGCTATCTTGATGATTGCAAAGCAGCAGCCTGTTGCAACGGATTTAAGGCATATTGTTTCAGCTATTAAAATCGGTTCTGAAATTGAACGGGTTGGTGATTATGCAAAGAATGTTGCCAAAACTGCGATTAGATTATCAAAGGAAGAAAAGCCCTTTGTTAATGAGGCTGTAGGCGAAATGCACGCTACTTGTATGAAAATGCTTGATATGTTCAATAAATCCTTTATGGAGGAAAATATTGTCCTTTCTAAGGAACTTGCAGAGCTCGATGATACAGTGGATGATTTATATGGACAGGAAATCCGTAAAATACTTGAAATGAAGCATCCTGAGTCTGCTACGGTTAACGAAAATTCTCAGTTATTGTTTATTGTCCGCCACTATGAAAGAATAGGCGATCATATAACTAATATGGCGGAAGAAACCCTTTATATGATTAAAGGAAGACACTATCATTTAAATGAATAG